In Candidatus Paceibacterota bacterium, the DNA window TCAAGATAGAGTCGGCGCTCGTCCTTTAGTCATGGACGCCATAGCGGAAATGCCCGAGGCGCAAATGCATGTGCTTGCCCCTCCCTCCCGTGCGCGCACGCACCCGCTCCCTTGTTTAGATTTTAGAATACGATACGCTTTTTCCTGTTTTGCCTGTTTGTTTGATTTTCCCTTCTTTCGCCAGTGTTGATAGATACCTTGTCGCTGTGGCATCAGACACATGCAGGAGTTTCTCCACCTCGTCGTTAGTTATGCTTGCCCGCTTCTCAAGCAATACCAAAATCTTTTCCAGTTTCTTTCGTTTCCGGAACTGCATTGCGTTTCGCGCAATCGCTAGCAATTCACGGGCTCGGCTTCTTGGTTCTACTGCCGGAGTCGGAACTTGAGCCATTGGTTCGGGCTTCAACGGCTCATTTGCCGGTATTTGAGCCGTTTGGGTTTGGGCTGGTTCGGCAACCGGTTCAAGAGCTAAATCAGGCTCATTTTGGGCTTCCGGTTGAGCCGTTTTCTCGGGTTCGGGGGCTTGGGCTGTAGGCTCGTTTGGTGGCTCAGA includes these proteins:
- a CDS encoding winged helix-turn-helix transcriptional regulator → MPPDPLTLPPKDTTVSEPSPVPPEAVEAPASEVISSPVIDTPAVSEPPNEPTAQAPEPEKTAQPEAQNEPDLALEPVAEPAQTQTAQIPANEPLKPEPMAQVPTPAVEPRSRARELLAIARNAMQFRKRKKLEKILVLLEKRASITNDEVEKLLHVSDATATRYLSTLAKEGKIKQTGKTGKSVSYSKI